The Cygnus olor isolate bCygOlo1 chromosome 19, bCygOlo1.pri.v2, whole genome shotgun sequence DNA window AGAGTCTTCAAGAGAAAGGATTTGTTAGTGGGGAAGCCTCCCCAAATATCTCTAATGTGCTCCTGAACTCAGTGGTATTAAGCAATAGGCTTGGCAGCCCTGCTGTTCTTCTGTGCAGAgcaggtacaaaaaaaaagattccgGGTGCTTACGGACTAAAGGAGCTTGTGTCCCATTTGGCCTCAAGCTGTTCTGCTGAGAAAGTTGTGGAGCacgtgccccccccccatctAAGAGCTGGACTGAAATCCCCGGCTTTTATTCCACCAAACAGCTGCTGACCACAGGGCTGGATGTGAACGTCAAAGGGAGCTGGGACCAGTTCCCACACCCCGCTTCAAGCTGCTGGTCCATAATTGTTGGAAATCTTGTCTTTTCAGGAGCGACGTCTATGACTTGGTCAAAGGACTTACTGTGGACAGGGGGGAAAGAGGAGCCAACCTCACGTACAATATCTACACAGAGCTGTGGGGTGACAACCCAGATCAGGAAGTCATGAAGAGGACAGTGGTGGACCTGGCTACTGACTACATTTTCCTGATTCCCACGCAGTGGACACTGAACCTGCACCTGCAGAATGCCCGGTGAGCAGCTCAGTGATGGCAGCAGCCCAAagcccgggggggggtgggccTGAGATGCTGCACTCCTGGCACAAGGGGCTGAGGAGCTGTTTAAGAGGGCTGAAATTGAAGGAGCCACCTACATGTGGCTCATACAAACGTTACTTCTCTAATGCTATAAGGCAGTCATGCTGAGAAAGAGTTTTAAATTACCATTGAAACAAGTTTTTGCATCTCCAAAACACCCAGCTTCATCCTGGCACTGTTCAAATCCATGAGACACACCAGCTGGATGATATGAGGGTTAGCGTGACAATCAGAAGTGGAAGCTAAAAATTACTAGATAGAAAGTTTTCTCCTGACAGCAAATCTTAGACAATTCCAAACACATGAGCATCTTACAAGGCTCAGTGTCTGGCTCTGCTGATGTTTGGAGCACAGTTATGAATCTGCACCCCTCTATTTTATTTCCCCAGGAGTGGCAAGACATACAGCTATGTGTTCTCCCAGCCATCTCGGATGCCCATCTACCCAAGCTGGGTAGGAGCAGACCACGCTGATGACCTGCAGTACGTGTTTGGGAAACCCTTTGCCACCCCTCTAGGCTACCTGCCCAAGCACAGGACTGTCTCAGCTGCCATGATCGCTTATTGGACCAATTTTGCCAGGACAGGGTAAGTGATTCTGGTTCCACACGTGGGGCTTGCTACAGCACTTCAACCTCCTGCTTTTGCCCATTAACTTTTCAGAAGCAATTCTCAAAAGCAGGGTGCTCTCTGTCTGTGCTTCCATCTCAAATCTGGTTCTATGTCTCCCAGTGGTGGAGTTTGCTCTGAGCTCTCCTCATCCAGAGAACACCCGGGAACAGCAGAGGCATTTTCAGAACCTGTGATCTCTGCTCAAACTTAATGTTGAAGCTTGTTTCTGAACCCTGGAGTTCAGACAGTAGTTaagctgctgtgtgcagccAAGACTGATACTGGGGGGACCAAAGGAGGAGAATGCATGTTGACAACTTGCTCCTAGGAGGCAGAATTGCTATCACTTGTCTCAATGTCAAACTCTTTTCTTGCACTCACTTAAAGCCTCCTGTGAGCACAGGCAGAATCCCCAGACAACACAAACCTTGCTACATCCACAAGCTGCCctcataaaacagaatttctatttcttttttcccagtgaTCCCAACACAGGGTATTCAGAGGTGCCCATTACCTGGCTGCCCTACACCACTGAGGGCGGTTACTACCTGGATATCAACAACAACTTAAACTACGATTCCGTGAAGCAGAATCTGAGAGCCCCATTTGTGAACTACTGGAACGCCGTCTATCTGAAACTGCCGCAGGTTGCCACCACCCAGTAAACTGTGGAGCTGCTGAGAAACTAAGGAAAAACACCTCGTAAAGACAGACTTAGTTCATTAAAGGCTTGCTTGTAACTGAGTGATTTTGGCTTCTCCATGTCTTTGTCGTGACATGATTTTGTCTCTAGCATTACAGTGAGGCAGGGAGCAACATCAAGCCTCTGGGCAAAGCATTTTCCCCTGACACAGCAATAGCTCGGTTAAGCTGCTGATGCATCAGTGCCATAGCTTGGTCTGCTCTGCCAGCTTTTTGGCTCGGGAATTGTTTTTCCTGGTTGCCTGCGTGATTTGTAGCAGGACGGACCCAATCCTGATCTGTGCCTTTGGATGCTGCCACCTTACAATCATCCACACTAATAACAAAGAACTCATGGATAACTGCAGTTGTTATATATGCAACACAAACCTCTTAGTGAATCGTTGCCCAGTTcgctattaaaaaacaaacaagcaagggGGAATTTATCCTGCATGGGTTTATGGCCACAAGGCTGCTTGGCAAAGGCCAGGCTAGGAGCTACAGCTCAGGAAGGAAGATGAGGATCAGGATTTGTCACCCAGGATTTGTGCCTGGAATTATTCCCGACTTCACACCGCTGTGGGTGACACCAACCCTGCCCCACACCAGCACCTTCTCACCGCCTGCTTACCCTGTGTTGATCATTCTTCCTCGGAAAAGAAGGCCCCAGAGGTCGGTGCgaagcaggggaaggagaattGCTCCCAGCCCTCCCGGCCTGCCCGGCTTGGAGCCGCTGCAGTGCGGGCAGTGCCCGCCGAGGGGCGGTGCGAGAGCGGCCCATTGCCAGGGAACGGAGGCACAGGGGGAGCGTTGGGTATGGGATGCACAGGGGGAAGTACTGGATATAGGATGCCCAGCAGGCAGCGCTGGATATAGGAtgcttcctcctctccagatcaaacacccccagttccctcagctgctcctcacaggacttgtgtcccagacccctcaccagcttcacagccctgctctggatgTCCTTCTTGTcgtgaggggcccaaagctaaacccagcactcgaggtgcggcctcaccagagcagagcacagggggacatCACCTCCCCGGCCCTGCTGGCCGCACaattcctgacacaagccacCTGGGCGCACTGCGGCTCGTGCTCAGGCGAGCATCAACCAGCATCGAAGACGACGACCACCACAGCGCCACAACCCGCAGCCTACACCCCTGAAGGCTCTCAGGGGCTCTCTCGGGGGGGGCTGCAAACGGCCTCGCGGCCGCCTTCGGCTCCCGGGACCCAGCCAGGGCTGTGACCAGGGCGGGTGGGAACCTTGGAGGTGCGGAACCATCGCGCTGAGCCCGcggggcggcgccgggcggctgccgggcgggccggggcgatggcggcgggcgggcggtgctggggggagcggggctcggCCGTGGTGCAGCTGCCCCGCACGCCGCGCATGGTGTCCGTGGAGTACCCGGGGCTGGTGCGGGATGTCGGAGCCGTGCTGCGGAcgctgggaggagaggaaggggtgTCGCGGgtgaggggctgctggggagcggggagcgcGGTCCAGGCTGTGGGtagggtgggggtggggggctcgCGTTGGGATCCCCCCGTTGGGGTCCCCCTCTTGGGATCCCCTCATCTGTGGGCTGCTGGGGCTTAGGGATGGTTTTTCTCGAGGTTTCGGGGTGATGCTGCTCGCCTGGGCCGCAGCCGGGTGAGGGAGGTGGGATGGGAGGTGTCAAATGGGGTTggagcacccaagggtgcccccgaggtgctgcagggagccgcCAGCCCTGGCGCCGTGCTAACAGAGACTGCCCCTGTCCTCTCCGACGCAGATCTACGCCGACCCTGCCAAAAGGCTGGAGCTGTGTTTCCGCCCCAAGGACCCTTACTGCCACCCCGTGTGCGCCAATCGCTTCCCCACCTCCACCATGCTGCTCAAGGTGAGGAGGAGGACCAGGAGGAATAAGACGCAGGTGGACACGGAAGAGCCAGTCCAGCCAGAAGTCCagtttgaaatggaaattgttGGGATTGTCACCACTGTTTACAAATTTCAAGGTAATACTTGTGTTTGGGTCCGCAAAGCTTAAAGGTTGATGGGAAGGGCTGATGGGAAAGGGAAATGTTTCACTTGAAGAATTTAagactgcaaagaaaagcaagtcGTCTATTGTTACAGCCTCCTTTCTGTATAAACCTTTGCATGGACTTATCAGACAACTGCTCCTGAAAGCTGAGTGTTGGGAGAAGTATTATCTTCACAATGATTTCACAATGTTTTAACGTTTCCTTCTCACAGGAATGTCTGATTTCCAGTACCTGGCAATGCACTCTGGTCCTGATGGCAAACAAACCTCCATGTATGACAAAGTCCTAATGCTCAAAccagagaaggaagaatttttcaATAGAGAATTACCTCTCTACATCCCTCCACCAATTTTCTCACGTTTAGACACTCCTGTTGACTATTTTTATCGACCAGATACCCAACACCGGTTAGTGCCTTTTCTCCTGATATAGTAAATAGTCCGTGTTGGTTCTTGGAAGGAAAGGaacatgaaacattttgttgGATTGATACACGCTTACAACAGACAAGTTTTCAAGTTcaggtttcatttttcatcacaTGAAGATGCATCCAATGCATTCTGACTTCACTGTTGTTATAGGAACTGTGCTCTTGAAGCATCACGGCAGCATTAAATATATTGTTCATGTATTTCATCAATATCAGCTGCTGAATGCTTCAATAGAAGATGACTGCTCCCCGCAGGACACGACATGCAGCGTAGGATGCATGAGTGTGTCTTTCTGCCTGCTTCCACGGGGCTGCAGCTGAGTGCAGAGTATGTTGAGTCAATGCCATGTGTCCTGTGACCACATTCACCGGGCCTGTGCCCTGCTGGCCCCTGGTTACTTTTGCCAGGAGAACAATCTGCAAGGTCTCCCACAAGAAACATCTTTTGATTTCTCACTGTAGTCCTTCATTAACACTTAGCAAAGCAAACTTATCTTAATACCTGTGTTTCCATTTTACTTTGTCAATGTCCTCTACTGATACCCAGTAACTCCaggagagcagaggcagagcaggaagccTGTTGTGCAGCAAATACACTTTTCTGCAAATTAGTGATCAACTGCTTGAGGGGTTTCTCTCACATAGTACGGGGGATCTCCTTGAACAGGCAACTAGAGTTATTTTGGccacttgtttttaaaacttgaaatgaCCTTTCCTCAGCGGTGAGTCCTTTACAGTTACGAGAAtgctccctggggagctggggacaaAATAAGACCCACTCCTTACATGGCTATATCCCTTCacatcaaaaatcaaaaaagcaTACTTCATTTTCACGTGTTCCCTTGAAAGCCATGTCTGCGTGTGCCATAGGCAGAAAGTAAATACGGTCCTTTGCCTTGTTTCCTTCCTAGGGATGGGTACAACAACCCCCAGGTGTCTGGTGAGAACCTCATTGGCCTCAGCAGGGCCCGTCGCCCACACAACGCTATCTTTTTGAACTTTGATGAGGAAGAAGTCCCAACAAAACCCCTGGATGCTGCTGTACAGACCTGGAAGAAAGTGTGCACCAATGCTGTGGATAGAAAGGTGGAGGAAGAGCTGAGGAAGGTACGTGCCACATCCCTGAGCTGGGCTGAGCACTCTACAGTTGCATGCTGTGCTTGAAAAGACTGCATGCAGCCATTTTCTTTGACTTCCCAGCAAAATTGTTGGGATCACAACTACTTGTCGGCTTCTCTGAACGTTTTCTGTGACGTGAAATTTCCTGTTTAACCTCATTCAAGATACGGGCCCATCCAATTACACCAGGCTTCCGAAGCCAGGCTTTTGGGTTCAATTCCCATTGGACACCAGCTGTCCTTTGTGACCGTAGCCAAATACgcatctgctttttctgttatctAATCTATCAAACAAGTGGGGTTGTACTGGCATATTCCGATAGGGATACCAGAATATTTGGCATCCTGAACAGCTGCAATTCCCCTTGTAAATGACGGATACGATACATATTTGTCAAGGCATGACAATGTCATGTCAGGAAAGCGAGCGAGGGGCACGTACCTGAAATGATGATGTATTATTTTAGCTCTTTGAAGTCCGCCCAGTCTGGTCCCGGAATGCAGTAAAAGCCAATGTCAACATCCACCCAGACAAGCTGAAACTCCTGTTGCCGTATCTGGCCTATTACATGGTAAGTCTGAGGAAATCTGCCCTTGGTCCTGGCTGATGCTGCTAGGAGGTGGTGCAGGGGTGGATCACCTGGATGTTCCTGGCTCTCTGCAGGTTCTGAGGTCCCACCACTAAGTACCTGGGCTTCatgtaaagagaaaaagggaaggcaAACTTTCCTACTGAACAAAAGTTACAACTGTAGATGATTCGATAATTGTTAGCTCCATTGATTCTAGTCTGCTTTACAATTTGGTCACACATTCAAACTGATTGTCCATCTGGCAATGGTATCggattttttccaaacagatttTCTTGTGATCTTGCAAGTTGATTTTTAAAGGCACAGAAATATTTCGCCTTCAGTGCATCAATTGCCCATGTTTCAGTATGTAAATACTGGTTGTGAAAAGTGAGGAAGGAGttagtaaaagaaatatttggacaATGCAGGAAACTACTAGAATTTTCTAAAAGTCTCTGCAACACAACTATTTTTTGTAACCATCTACCCCTGTATGTTTACACAGCTAACAGGTCCCTGGAGGAGCTTATGGGTTAGGTTTGGGTATGACCCCAGAAAACACCCTGAAGCAAAGATTTATCAAGTACTGGACTTCCGAATTCGCTGTGGAATGAAATACGGTAAAAGGGCCCAACCCTCACAGACCCTCTTTGCTTTCTGGTTAATCCTTGTagttcttttcatttgttttcaaacttttttgCTGTAACTGCTTTGATGAAGAAGGCATCTTTTTAAGTTCATTGATTCCAGTAGTTCTTCCATAAACTcctttaaaacttaattttataCCATGTGGTATTTCTACCCTCATTTGGCACATTCCAAACCCCAGGAACAGCTGGCTGACATCTCCATGTGCATTCAAAGCCCGAGCGTGTGTCAGCAGCCCATCTTCACTGTTCCTCAAGGGAGACGCTGAGCAGTAGATTCTGTTGCTTCCATGGTAGCTTTCCCTCAGTGAACTCAACGTTTGTGCAGGGCACCAGGTCTTAGGCTTTAGGACAAAGGTTCCCTTTCACTGTGATTTTGTAGAGGGCAAGTTGAGGGAAAGGACTTTCTGGGGTCATGTAATATGTCCACAAGAGAGCCGACATCCAGTCATTATGATCGGATCTTACAGATCCCTCTTTCCAACCAAAAGGGTTTTTCTTTATGTGacacctctcctctccccatctcGCAAATTCAGAATATCCCAAAGATCATTTCACACACTAGTCCAGCACGTCTATTACTGAGCTGGTGATACTCTGCAGAATGCTTGCCTTCAGTTCAttattggttttcttttttcacctccAGGTTACGCACCTAACGATATGCCAGTGAAAGCAAAACGCAGCACATACAACTACAGTCTGCCCATCACTGTCAAAAAGCCAGGtatgctgtgccagcagaagGAATGTCTGGCTCTGCTCTTTCTTTGGTTTACTCCATCTTAGTCTCAGGTGGTAAAAATTCTTCCTGCATTCCAGCTGAGCCAAAATTGGAACTCCCTCCCTATTTGTAATATTGTGCTGTTGTTAAAACCAATAGAAGAGTCTCCTGCTGGGCAGTGTTGGGAGAGTCTTTGATACATGTCTGGCTGAGCCAGAGAGAAGAGAGTTCTGTAAGCAACATTGTGAGAACTCAACATTCACTTGTGTTTGGTGATTGTGCAGCACAGATTAGGGGGggagttgatttttttgtttttgtttttgtcaaagaAAAGTAGAGAAGATTAAAATTGTTAACAAATGTGCTGTGGAAGGAACACAGCCAAACTCACCACCTTTCCTGTGACTGATTTGCTGTCCAGTAACATCTCTGAAGAATCAGCAGTTCAGTTGCTGGGTTGGTCTGGTTTTTGCTGATCAGCAAAGTTGCACTAACATACAGAAGAAACAGTACAGTGCCACAGTGAAATATGTCCCTAATCATGCCTCTGTTGCTTTTCAGTAAGTCATACAGTCAGTGTGCACGATCTGAAGCAGGGACTTGGTACTTCTGGTACATCCAGTGCAAAAAAGTCTGCCTCCAGCAGGTATAAACTGAAGGTAAGCATTACTCTCTTTTACCAGAATCTTGAAATAGTATCGCAAAAAGGGAACGTTTCCTATTTTATAAGTCATTAGGGGCACAGATTTCTCTTTGAGACCTGAATGAGTTGATGGTTACAAGTTTACCTGGGAAGCTGCTAGTTGAACACGTCACTCCAGAACTTCATCTGCTGTTCACTGAATATATTTCTTACACGCTGCAAGATGGGAATTGTACTCTTACCCCTAGTCTTAAACATaataagtgttttgtttcagtttataaaaTTGGAGAACTTTATGGGCAGCAAAGTGCAAAACATTGCCATGTGTTTATCATCTTGCAGAATCCagcaaggcaaaataaatatttaaacaggagtctgtttttttccctcctttttgcTAGAACAACACCTCTGATCCGCTGTTATGCAGGAACAAGCTACAGCTAGAGCTGCAGCTTGGATATTGCCTTGGAACAGAGGTGTGTAGGAAATGCCTTGTGCCAGGGTTGCCCCATTACACCACAAAACATGCATTAAatcctttctgtctttgctcTTCTTAGGAATCCATCTACATTTTCCGAGAAGGAGCCTTACCCCCTTATCGGCAGATGTTCTACCAACTCTGTGACTTGAATGTGGAAAGGTATGGCACACTTTCAGCTGAGTCATCTGTTAGAACTAGATTTCAAAGCCCGTTGTTTATATCCAGTCCATTATACTTGCTCTCCTTGACCAGCAACAAAAGAAGGGTTTAGcttcttaataaaaatagaacagaCTTTTCACACAGACTTCCTTTCCCATACGACAGCTAGGTGAATAACCAAATATGCTAGTCCAGCTCAGTGAAACTGAAGTAAGCCACAGTCTGTCGTATTTGAAGCCTGCATCAGACTGTAGAAGGCTAACATTTCACCCCCTTGTTACTCCTTTTTAGCCTACAGAAAATCATCCATCGGAATGATGGTACAGAGACAGAATGCACAGAGCGGGATGGGTGGTGCCTTCCGAAGACTAGCGATGATCTGCGCGATACCATGTCCCTGATGATAAAGCAGATCATCAGATCCACTAGACCTGGTAAGGATGTTTCTGAACCTCAGAGTGCCGAGCAGTGTATTACTACCTACCTGATGACGTTGAGATGTTGCGTACCGAATCAGGATATTGCCATCAATGCTGGGGAAGCAGTGTTGCTATATTTGCTGCCTCGGTGCAGAATTAAGTGCTCGTTTACACCTGGTGCTCCCTGGGCTTTAGTGCATCACAGTGCATGAGCTGCAGCTGTTGTCCTGTATGTGAATGTGGGTTGCAGGAATAGCCAGGagtaaaggatttctttttgaTCTTTCCTGTATCACAGCTTTCAGGTTTTAAATGTCTTTGCCCAGCAGTAGCCAAGATATCATCCTTACTGATGCATCTCTTAGTGACATTaagatttatttcctgtttattGATGGCATATATCTTACAAACAAGAAGCgaggaaattatttctgcatgaTGCCGGGCCAAATTAATATCCCAGTGAATTAGCTCGGAATCAGGTGGGAGATGAGACATGACACTGCAGATCTGCTGCTGTTCTAAGATCATTCCAGGGGTgtgaaaacattgttttttttccttttcttttaaaaaaaattctattaaGATGTGCAACCTTAGCTGTGATCCTCAGgcttctgcctttctctgctttatGAACTATACTGCATATTCCCCCACATTGCACTGAGAGATGCATCAGAGtatcttcctctctttcttcccaaTTAAGCTCTTTTCTCAAGTACAACAAGCAATGAAGATGGCAAAGAGCAGCTTGCATATGAGTCTGGAGAGGATGAGgatgatgaagaggaagaggaagaggactTCAAGCCTTCTGACGggagtgaaaatgaaatggaaacagaaattctgGACTATGTGTGAACTCGGTGAGTAGTCTTGCTGCTGTTGGACAGAATATTCTTGGCTCTTGTTCCTTGAGTGCTGAGGGCTCAGCAACCATACACAGGATGTGGGAAAGCAAAACTTGCACTAAGTTGCCAGCTACCTACCTGTACTGACTGTGGTACCTGCTGATGGCTGTTGTTTTGGATGTTCAGGAGCCATTGCCCACATTTTTATAATTGCTGGATAATAAGCCCTCAAAACATTGACAGGGGATATAGATTTCTTGCCGGGCTCCAAATGGCATTTAATGTAGCATCTCAACAGGCTGCCAAGAAGAGAGACCAGAATCCAAACCATCTGGAAATGACACCTGAAAGCAGGAGAAGTTGCATTCCTAAATCTCTCCATGTATGAGAAGTACACCTTGTCTGGGTTGATGGCCGTGTGGGAAATAGAAAACCTGCTTGAGGAGGTGCTGAGGTAAAGCACTCCAATGTTACTCGAGTCCATAAAGGCAGGGTGCTGCTCTTTCCTTCGTGTAAGGTGAATTAAAATTCTGTGCAATGACTTCAGCATCAAGCCTAGCCAGTGAACTTGGAAATAAAGCCAGCAGGACAAAAACACTTCCTGGCAGTGAATTATTCCCTTCTGTTGGATGTAGCGTATGTTGTCCTTACTAGCTAACACACTTCTCAATTCCATTTTGATTTTGCCAGAAGTTAACAAGGACTGCAAGAAGGCGGCAATGTGGCAGAGCTTCAGGCTCACAGAGGTTGCCCACTCTGGCCGTTAGTCTGCTATCACTGGCTGGATTGTTACCATGCAGTCACAGAAATTAAAGATCTGCTGGCATTTCCTGGGTGTTGTTCTTTCCTCAGTGTGTTACAAGTGGAAGGTTTATCGTTAGTGGTTGATAACGTGCTCTAATGCATATAGGTATATATATTCTAACATTAGATATATGAGGACCGGCCCCTCATGGGTGCACACACTATAGCTCGCTGGGAAATCCTGTGCTTTGCCTTGCACTGCTACCTCTGTAGCATGGGCTACAACAGTAAGTACAGAGGCATTTCTTATAGCTTTATGACTTTGTAAGGGGGGGCTGTGTATTGTTCTGCCTGGGGAGAACCAGCCGTGGTAAAGCATAGGTGCTGGCAATGCACAAGGCCAGAGGCACAAGCGGCTGTGCAACAGATTTATCCTTCTCAGTACACTGCAAGCAGGGAACtagggaaaaaggagagatgCTCTGGGCACTCTACTTCCAGGTAAGAATACCTACCTGTTCTCAGGTGTTAGCAGGCACCAAGAATAAAATGCTAGGAAAAACACCTAAAGCCAAGCTTTCTATCAACAACAGGCCAGAGTTTActcattttccatctgtttctgaaattcttctgtCTGAGAAGACTGCAGTTACATGGATGCTTAATTCTGCCTTACTAGTTAATGACATtaccagccctgcctgcacaaTACAATCCTTTAGTTTTCAAAAACTCAAGCTTTAAAGTAATCTATGTAGCAAAAGACACAGAGCAATTCTGTGCGTTGGAGCTGTATCTGTAATACCCACACTCAGAGCCATTACACCACCCAGGCAATCTCCACCGCAGTCTGTGCaattataaaatagaaaataaacatgctgGCCGTGCTAGGAAAGGAACCCTTGAACACCAAAGGAATGATGCCTCAAACCGAAACAGACCACTATCTCCACAACATAAGGACCAACCGCTGCATTTGCTCTTAAAACCATTGCTAAtatgaaaagaagtaaaaccaGTAAATTAGATGTCACATTTATGCTACCAGAAAATGTACCAGGCCCAACAACTGAGATTCAAACAAACAGGGTTACTTGAAAGCAGGAGCTAGatctgcaaacaaaaaagccttgTTTCTTCATTCAGGCCCAAAACAAAGCTCAACTCACGTACCGCACGGTACAACCACAGGCTCAGTCACCACCTCATCCACAGTCAGATCCGTTTCCCCTTTCTCCAGGAATGGGCCAGCATTTTGGGAAGGAAGACAGGACAACCCCTGCCTTGGGGCAGGGACGTTTGAGCATCGGTATTTTATTGCAAAGACTAATTACATTGCTGTGTACAAGTCACACTGGGCAGTGTGCTCCTTCATTGAAGTGGTACAAAATACATATGGTACAGCCAGTCCCTCCGGTGATGCTGAGCTGCCAGGGGACACcggcaggaggggagggggacGGTGACAGCggggtgggcaggagctggcaggcacAGAGCGGCGCGGGGCCGAGGGGAGGCCCCAGGGTGCTGGTACCAGGCTCCGTGCAGGGGGAGGAAAACAGGAGGCAGCCTCTGCGTCAGGGTGCCAGGGGCTCCCATCATGTGCAGCGTGGGCACGGTGGGCCAGGACATGCCACCCTAaggggacgtggggctggcagagctggtgccAGCCCCGCTGGTCAACAAGCGGGCGGCCTCTCCCCGCCCGGTGCCACAGGTCCCACCAcctcctgccaccagccctggtCCCCCGAGCGTGAGAGCGCGGCATCGCTGCAGCCCAGGCCCCTCTCCTGG harbors:
- the GTF3C5 gene encoding general transcription factor 3C polypeptide 5 isoform X2, whose protein sequence is MSEPCCGRWEERKGCRGYRFPTSTMLLKVRRRTRRNKTQVDTEEPVQPEVQFEMEIVGIVTTVYKFQGMSDFQYLAMHSGPDGKQTSMYDKVLMLKPEKEEFFNRELPLYIPPPIFSRLDTPVDYFYRPDTQHRDGYNNPQVSGENLIGLSRARRPHNAIFLNFDEEEVPTKPLDAAVQTWKKVCTNAVDRKVEEELRKLFEVRPVWSRNAVKANVNIHPDKLKLLLPYLAYYMLTGPWRSLWVRFGYDPRKHPEAKIYQVLDFRIRCGMKYGYAPNDMPVKAKRSTYNYSLPITVKKPVSHTVSVHDLKQGLGTSGTSSAKKSASSRYKLKESIYIFREGALPPYRQMFYQLCDLNVESLQKIIHRNDGTETECTERDGWCLPKTSDDLRDTMSLMIKQIIRSTRPALFSSTTSNEDGKEQLAYESGEDEDDEEEEEEDFKPSDGSENEMETEILDYV
- the GTF3C5 gene encoding general transcription factor 3C polypeptide 5 isoform X4, yielding MLLKVRRRTRRNKTQVDTEEPVQPEVQFEMEIVGIVTTVYKFQGMSDFQYLAMHSGPDGKQTSMYDKVLMLKPEKEEFFNRELPLYIPPPIFSRLDTPVDYFYRPDTQHRDGYNNPQVSGENLIGLSRARRPHNAIFLNFDEEEVPTKPLDAAVQTWKKVCTNAVDRKVEEELRKLFEVRPVWSRNAVKANVNIHPDKLKLLLPYLAYYMLTGPWRSLWVRFGYDPRKHPEAKIYQVLDFRIRCGMKYGYAPNDMPVKAKRSTYNYSLPITVKKPVSHTVSVHDLKQGLGTSGTSSAKKSASSRYKLKESIYIFREGALPPYRQMFYQLCDLNVESLQKIIHRNDGTETECTERDGWCLPKTSDDLRDTMSLMIKQIIRSTRPALFSSTTSNEDGKEQLAYESGEDEDDEEEEEEDFKPSDGSENEMETEILDYV
- the GTF3C5 gene encoding general transcription factor 3C polypeptide 5 isoform X1; amino-acid sequence: MAAGGRCWGERGSAVVQLPRTPRMVSVEYPGLVRDVGAVLRTLGGEEGVSRIYADPAKRLELCFRPKDPYCHPVCANRFPTSTMLLKVRRRTRRNKTQVDTEEPVQPEVQFEMEIVGIVTTVYKFQGMSDFQYLAMHSGPDGKQTSMYDKVLMLKPEKEEFFNRELPLYIPPPIFSRLDTPVDYFYRPDTQHRDGYNNPQVSGENLIGLSRARRPHNAIFLNFDEEEVPTKPLDAAVQTWKKVCTNAVDRKVEEELRKLFEVRPVWSRNAVKANVNIHPDKLKLLLPYLAYYMLTGPWRSLWVRFGYDPRKHPEAKIYQVLDFRIRCGMKYGYAPNDMPVKAKRSTYNYSLPITVKKPVSHTVSVHDLKQGLGTSGTSSAKKSASSRYKLKESIYIFREGALPPYRQMFYQLCDLNVESLQKIIHRNDGTETECTERDGWCLPKTSDDLRDTMSLMIKQIIRSTRPALFSSTTSNEDGKEQLAYESGEDEDDEEEEEEDFKPSDGSENEMETEILDYV
- the GTF3C5 gene encoding general transcription factor 3C polypeptide 5 isoform X3 — encoded protein: MSEPCCGRWEERKGCRGVRRRTRRNKTQVDTEEPVQPEVQFEMEIVGIVTTVYKFQGMSDFQYLAMHSGPDGKQTSMYDKVLMLKPEKEEFFNRELPLYIPPPIFSRLDTPVDYFYRPDTQHRDGYNNPQVSGENLIGLSRARRPHNAIFLNFDEEEVPTKPLDAAVQTWKKVCTNAVDRKVEEELRKLFEVRPVWSRNAVKANVNIHPDKLKLLLPYLAYYMLTGPWRSLWVRFGYDPRKHPEAKIYQVLDFRIRCGMKYGYAPNDMPVKAKRSTYNYSLPITVKKPVSHTVSVHDLKQGLGTSGTSSAKKSASSRYKLKESIYIFREGALPPYRQMFYQLCDLNVESLQKIIHRNDGTETECTERDGWCLPKTSDDLRDTMSLMIKQIIRSTRPALFSSTTSNEDGKEQLAYESGEDEDDEEEEEEDFKPSDGSENEMETEILDYV